One part of the Cyclobacteriaceae bacterium genome encodes these proteins:
- a CDS encoding esterase, which translates to MNRKTIAGVLFIWTMLCISVVSWAQPRGPFVISPQVNTDKTVTFRYLAPLAKVVKLSGQFLKSPVEMTRDSLGIWSTTVGPITPDIYPYSFQVDGVTVMDPANVAYFPNERFKASLVDVPGETPLIHAMRNVPHGTVSYEYYPSVEGSTGSVVVYTPPGYNKASSTKYPVFYLISGTTDTEETFFKVGRTNLILDNLIAEGKAKPMIVVMPYGNPLARIAEQQGKPKPADQMGRDSEDAIKRAKLFETDLVNNIIPYIEKNYRAIPNKDSRAIGGFSRGGGQTLRTAFGNMDKFSWICCYSAYLSTPEMENTFKHIGENSDVTNKQLKLLWVSVGDEDFLYKPTVEFLDYLKLKNVNHKSLITPGGHTWMNVKTYVAETAQLLFK; encoded by the coding sequence ATGAATAGAAAGACCATCGCAGGCGTTTTGTTTATCTGGACGATGCTCTGCATTTCAGTTGTTTCATGGGCTCAGCCGCGAGGGCCTTTTGTCATATCTCCGCAAGTGAATACAGATAAAACCGTTACGTTCAGGTATCTGGCGCCTTTGGCGAAAGTCGTAAAGCTTAGCGGGCAGTTTCTGAAATCACCGGTAGAGATGACGCGTGACTCCCTTGGAATCTGGAGCACCACCGTTGGCCCAATTACTCCTGATATTTATCCATATTCTTTTCAGGTGGATGGCGTAACGGTGATGGATCCGGCTAACGTAGCCTACTTTCCGAATGAGCGCTTCAAGGCAAGTTTGGTAGATGTTCCGGGAGAAACTCCATTGATTCATGCCATGAGGAATGTTCCGCATGGCACTGTTTCGTATGAATATTATCCTTCTGTGGAAGGCAGCACAGGTTCAGTTGTGGTTTACACACCACCGGGATACAATAAAGCATCGTCAACCAAGTACCCGGTATTTTATTTAATCAGCGGCACAACCGATACCGAAGAAACATTTTTCAAAGTTGGTCGAACCAATTTGATTCTGGATAATCTCATTGCCGAAGGAAAAGCCAAACCCATGATTGTGGTGATGCCTTATGGAAATCCACTTGCCAGAATCGCTGAGCAACAAGGCAAACCTAAACCAGCCGACCAGATGGGCAGGGATAGTGAAGATGCAATTAAGCGTGCTAAACTTTTTGAGACAGATTTGGTCAATAATATTATCCCATATATCGAAAAAAACTATCGCGCTATTCCAAACAAAGACAGCCGTGCTATCGGGGGCTTTTCTCGTGGTGGTGGGCAAACGTTACGCACTGCTTTCGGCAACATGGATAAGTTCTCGTGGATCTGTTGTTACAGCGCTTACCTGTCAACACCTGAAATGGAGAACACATTTAAGCACATTGGTGAAAATTCAGACGTTACCAACAAACAGTTGAAATTGCTTTGGGTGAGCGTGGGCGATGAAGACTTTCTTTATAAACCAACTGTTGAATTTTTGGATTATCTGAAATTGAAAAACGTGAACCACAAAAGCCTGATAACACCTGGCGGGCACACGTGGATGAACGTGAAAACGTATGTGGCTGAAACAGCTCAGCTGCTTTTTAAGTAA